In Methanomicrobium sp. W14, the sequence TAAGGTCGGTATCGGCCCCGGGTCCATATGCACGACAAGGGTTGTAGCAGGTGTGGGTGTTCCGCAGATTACCGCAATTGCTTCTGTTGCTGAAGTATCCCGCGAGTGTGATTTGCCGGTTATTGCAGACGGCGGTATCAGGTACAGCGGTGACATTGCAAAAGCCATTGCGGCAGGAGCTGACTGCGTTATGATGGGAAGCCTTTTTGCAGGGACAGATGAAGCTCCTGGACGAGTGATAGCAATAAAGGGACGCAGGTACAAACAGTACCGCGGCATGGGCTCACTTGGTGTGATGACCGGAGGCCAGTCCAGCGACAGGTATTTCCAGAAGAATATCGGGCAGAACAAGTATGTTCCCGAAGGAATTGAAGGAGCGACACCCTATGTCGGTTCTGTTTCCGAGGTAATCTACCAGCTTGTCGGCGGCCTTAAATCCGCTATGGGCTACACCGGATCTGCGACTATTAAAGATTTGAAAGAAAAAAGCAGATTTCTAAAAATTACGTCCGCAGGGCAGATTGAAAGTCATCCTCATGATATTCTTATCACTGATGAGGCACCTAATTACAGATTGTCAAGTTAGATAATATTATTATATTTTGAATACTAACTTTAGGTATATATGCTGGAGGGTGAAGATGTCTCCCGCATGCTCGATATTCTCGGCAATAAAAACCGCCGGAGAATAATTCAGCTTTTGCGGCAAAAACCCTGTTTTGTTACAGAAATTTCTGACAGGCTTATGATAAGTCCCAAGGCTGTTATTGAGCATCTCCAGATGATGGAGCGGGAAAAGATACTTGAATACAAAAGCGATATCAACAGGAGGAAGTATTACTATCTTTCACACGACTTTCAGGTAATGATAAATCTTGAGGATGGGGCCGCTTCAGTATCTTTGCATATCCCCGGAAATAAGGGTGATGAAAAGGATAACTCCGGGCACATATTTGAACAAATCCGAAAAATCCAGGCTCTGCTGAGATCCCGTGAGAATCTCCTTTCCGATTTGGAATATCTTGAAAGAGACCTGGACAAAAAAGTCCGGGAATTAAAAACCTCCTGCAAAGGAATATTAGACAGTGAGACAGAGTTAAACTTAGTACTTGCATTGGCAGGTTATGAAATGGACATAGGATCTCTTGAGGAGTTTTTTGAGGACTCAGAAACCGAGTTGTCTGATGCTTTGAACAGTCTTATGACCAAAGGTATCGTGAAGCGAACAGGCGACCTTTACAGGGTGTGTGAACTATAATGGCAAACGAACCAAACGACGACGTATTTAAGAACCTTGCAAAAGTTATGGAGGATATAATAAGCAGTCTCCCATTCGATGAGAATGCACGTTTTGTAGGGTGCACAATAATTTCAGGTCATAGT encodes:
- a CDS encoding ArsR family transcriptional regulator codes for the protein MLEGEDVSRMLDILGNKNRRRIIQLLRQKPCFVTEISDRLMISPKAVIEHLQMMEREKILEYKSDINRRKYYYLSHDFQVMINLEDGAASVSLHIPGNKGDEKDNSGHIFEQIRKIQALLRSRENLLSDLEYLERDLDKKVRELKTSCKGILDSETELNLVLALAGYEMDIGSLEEFFEDSETELSDALNSLMTKGIVKRTGDLYRVCEL